Proteins found in one Ptychodera flava strain L36383 chromosome 3, AS_Pfla_20210202, whole genome shotgun sequence genomic segment:
- the LOC139130286 gene encoding uncharacterized protein: MKVKVQVSEVVPESGRTVEEVERGFYESQEVKEKTEEVGQMLDGQRDGMKVKDIGHESISYTMACQSLDALECLMRKYENGKIQDLMEDEFLSDKLLDKIGAYYLAIDVTIDYEEYLMCRKELIQMYGEPVNDGQQERDIQSMGESHESETSQEKIDGSARRVNRARYLLKSFEKEGGKVTENQINMLDQLLKEKEEKRQLVHKRSLQASWVEEIVHGEHIQRGSSGILRLHDSDLHQLTEDQITELNEGLKSEIAKQTHDGRVARAMHRERGRGRDILRSSLVEGKKVTEREFNPLFSEFIQVKTDMRELETNRPEATIKNEKLLADVEAIVQDADIAEEMKELYIEKRRIDKGIPIQNTVRKISRYGNGPGEVCRPWALVINKNGEVVVCDKGPDEGPVDQPGSVKTIAPDTAQVLSIITFHCLPETFRPTGVAIDDQGVYYIADDGNQCIVVCDALGKFEQTIDLGEVSSPEICLGQGNDIFVADYNGHVMKYNKSGQKIATRELTSPWSPTMNSKNQLLVSGSSDGCVYVLDDDLKILYTFGEEELTEPMGLSVDAMGENVYVANYSSVAVFSAQGEHLKYVKVEGIPEKLAVFADGRIVYVDSSDSNELCLKVI; encoded by the exons ATGAAAGTGAAGGTACAAGTGAGTGAAGTTGTTCCAGAGAGTGGAAGAACGGTTGAGGAGGTTGAGAGAGGTTTCTATGAAAGTCAGGAAGTCAAGGAGAAGACTGAGGAAGTTGGTCAGATGCTTGATGGGCAGCGTGATGGCATGAAAGTGAAGGATATTGGTCATGAAAGTATTTCCTATACAATGGCGTGCCAATCGCTAGATGCACTGGAATGCCTAATGAGGAAATATGAGAATGGGAAAATACAGGATCTGATGGAAGATGAATTCCTATCTGATAAACTCCTGGATAAAATTGGGGCGTATTACCTAGCGATTGATGTAACAATCGACTATGAGGAGTATTTGATGTGCAGGAAGGAGCTAATCCAGATGTATG ggGAACCCGTGAATGATGGTCAACAGGAACGGGATATTCAATCTATGGGAGAAAGCCATGAGTCAGAAACCTCGCAAGAGAAGATTGACGGTTCAGCCAGAAGAGTGAATAGAGCCAGATACCTCCTGAAGTCGTTCGAGAAGGAGGGCGGTAAAGTGACGGAGAACCAGATAAATATGCTTGACcaacttttgaaagaaaaggaaGAGAAGAGACAGTTAGTGCATAAGCGGTCTCTGCAAGCATCTTGGGTGGAAGAAATTGTCCATGGGGAGCATATTCAAAGAG GGTCTTCTGGCATATTACGACTGCACGACTCCGACTTACATCAACTGACTGAAGACCAGATCACCGAATTGAATGAAGGTCTCAAGTCTGAGATTGCCAAACAAACTCATGATGGCAGAGTGGCGAGGGCAATGCATAGAGAACGTGGACGCGGAAGGGATATATTGAGATCATCTCTGGTCGAAGGAAAGAAAGTAACCGAACGAGAATTCAACCCTCTTTTTAGTGAGTTTATTCAAGTAAAGACAGACATGCGAGAGCTGGAGACAAATCGGCCCGAGGCAACGATTAAAAACGAGAAGCTATTGGCTGATGTTGAGGCTATTGTACAAGACGCCGATATCGCTGAAGAAATGAAAGAGCTATACATTGAAAAAAGAAGGATTGACAAGG GGATTCCAATTCAAAATACTGTCCGGAAGATATCGCGATATGGTAATGGTCCAGGAGAAGTCTGTAGACCATGGGCATTGGTTATAAATAAGAATGGAGAGGTAGTTGTTTGTGACAAAGGACCCGATGAAGGACCCGTTGACCAGCCTGGCAGCGTGAAGACCATAGCACCGGACACTGCTCAAGTTCTATCAATTATAACATTTCACTGCTTACCGGAAACGTTCAGGCCAACAGGAGTAGCAATAGATGATCAGGGTGTGTACTACATTGCAGACGACGGCAACCAATGCATTGTAGTGTGCGATGCTCTGGGAAAATTCGAACAAACTATAGACTTAGGAGAAGTGAGTTCGCCTGAGATATGCCTTGGTCAAGGCAATGATATTTTCGTAGCAGATTATAATGGACATGTGATGAAATACAACAAATCTGGCCAAAAGATAGCGACTAGGGAGCTTACTTCGCCCTGGTCTCCGACGATGAATAGTAAAAACCAACTCTTAGTGTCAGGCAGTAGTGATGGATGTGTCTATGTTTTAGACGATGATCTTAAGATATTGTACACATTTGGAGAGGAGGAACTGACTGAGCCAATGGGGCTCAGTGTCGATGCGATGGGAGAGAATGTTTACGTAGCAAATTATTCCTCAGTGGCGGTCTTCAGTGCACAGGGTGAGCATTTAAAATATGTTAAAGTTGAGGGCATCCCTGAAAAATTAGCAGTATTTGCAGATGGTAGAATTGTTTACGTTGATTCTAGTGATTCCAACGAGTTGTGTCTGAAGGTTATTTAA
- the LOC139129435 gene encoding uncharacterized protein yields the protein MGDEGLPSICRDIDDQCLQCPVCFGRYVRPKVLPSCGHIVCEDCLGGCLSGRSLKCPLCRKENFPNMQGNDVSTLPDSHVTKSLLDMVEKRERRQVGTPNTTREKHTQMQGPRDGSNRRMAGYQTPDDTRSTRYNDTGGFAPVDVAEDRRQGVNSFSDQHTCPICGFSFPDLDTLEVHTMMCEPDPSNATTPSVSQAQINGGGRRAVPTTHRIASAANSSPYDSVPSIDEYVCPRCERPFPDLKTLQSHVDECIPDDKAFPQSPRRYNRHWSQRFSGRRDQRPRSAGRGPKPSRHYVPSAIHNNPNRVNGGGRSSMERSVYSDREGDSPRTNPVETSSYASARVGSHGRHTDTKTTTTKSEDAESQFTCVLCKATFDNPIVLVMHAASCKGQPRERGSGNEEGATGKTGWQAVGEMLVALANTEPTDEDPASDTVHDEETPDDNSDSLHICENCGRIFADDSVLSSHQEECHGPECILM from the coding sequence ATGGGCGACGAGGGTTTACCGAGTATTTGCCGAGACATCGACGACCAATGTTTGCAGTGTCCGGTGTGTTTTGGACGATACGTCAGACCAAAGGTGCTGCCAAGCTGCGGTCATATTGTCTGCGAAGACTGTCTCGGGGGATGCCTGTCCGGTCGTTCTCTGAAGTGTCCACTTTGCCGCAAAGAAAACTTCCCCAACATGCAGGGAAACGATGTCAGTACCCTACCCGACAGCCACGTGACAAAATCTCTTCTTGATATGGTTGAAAAGAGGGAACGTCGTCAGGTTGGTACACCAAACACAACGagagaaaaacacacacaaatgcAAGGTCCTCGAGACGGTTCTAATCGCCGAATGGCTGGATATCAAACTCCGGATGATACGAGAAGCACGAGGTACAATGACACCGGCGGTTTTGCACCTGTAGATGTGGCAGAAGATCGGCGGCAAGGCGTCAACTCATTCTCTGATCAGCACACTTGTCCAATATGTGGGTTCTCATTCCCAGACTTGGACACCCTTGAAgtacacaccatgatgtgtgaACCTGACCCTTCCAACGCAACAACACCGAGCGTCAGTCAAGCTCAGATAAATGGTGGCGGGAGAAGGGCTGTGCCTACTACGCATCGGATTGCCTCTGCAGCGAATTCATCCCCTTACGATAGTGTTCCAAGTATCGACGAGTATGTATGCCCTCGATGTGAGCGACCTTTCCCCGATTTGAAAACGCTACAATCGCACGTTGACGAATGTATTCCGGATGACAAGGCATTCCCACAATCACCAAGGCGCTACAACAGACACTGGTCTCAAAGATTTTCAGGTCGTAGGGATCAACGGCCACGGTCAGCAGGACGTGGACCGAAACCATCGAGGCATTATGTACCATCAGCTATTCACAATAACCCAAACAGGGTCAATGGCGGTGGGAGATCATCAATGGAGAGAAGCGTCTACAGCGACAGAGAAGGTGATTCTCCGAGAACCAACCCTGTGGAGACATCATCATATGCAAGCGCCCGGGTTGGATCCCATGGTAGACACACAGATACTAAAACTACGACCACCAAGTCAGAGGATGCAGAATCTCAATTTACATGTGTACTGTGCAAGGCAACGTTTGATAACCCAATAGTTCTGGTAATGCATGCCGCGTCTTGCAAGGGTCAGCCGAGGGAACGTGGCTCTGGTAATGAAGAGGGAGCCACTGGAAAAACAGGATGGCAAGCAGTGGGCGAGATGTTGGTAGCTCTGGCCAATACAGAACCTACTGATGAAGACCCTGCTAGCGATACTGTACATGATGAAGAGACGCCAGATGACAACTCTGACAGCCTTCATATCTGTGAAAACTGCGGAAGAATATTTGCAGATGATTCCGTTCTCAGCAGCCACCAAGAAGAGTGCCATGGCCCAGAGTGTATCTTGATGTAA